The region GAAAAGCGGTTTATCCTGCCTTTTCTCTTCTTCTCGGTTCTCTTCTTCTTCCTCGGGGCCTCATTTGCCTACTTCGTTATCCTCCCTTTTGGCTTGAGGTTCCTCCTGGGCTTTATGGGCGACCTCCTTACGCCCCAAATAACCATAGGGAGCTACGTCTCCTTCGTTATTCAGATGATTCTCGCCTTCGGCTTTGTCTTCCTCCTGCCGGTTATAGTGTGGCTCCTTTCAAAGCTCGGGGTGATAAACTACAAAATGCTTGAAAATAACCGTAAGTATGCTATCTTAGTTATATTCATAGTAGCGGCAGTCCTTACGCCTCCCGATGTGTTCTCTCAAATAATGATGGCACTTCCCCTTTTGGTTCTCTACGAGCTTAGCATCTGGGTCTCCCGCATTGCAGGTAGAAGTGCGAAAGAGAGAGAAGAAGAGGCTTCAGAATAAACATTCAAACCAGTTGGAGGGAGAAGTTTATGGCAGAAAACCTTGTAGAGGGTTTTACTATTGACCAGCTCCAGAAAATGAGCATTTTCGACCTGAGGAAGATTGCAAAGTCCCTGGGAGTGGAAGTAAAGTCCGCAAAAAAGCAGGAGCTTATAAAGAGGATTCTGGAAAAAGACGCAGAGCGAAGGGGAGCAATTTTCAGAGTTGGCGTTCTTGAGGTTCTGCCCGACGGTTTCGGCTTTCTCCGCTCTCCCGAGAACAACTACCTGCCGAGCTCGAGCGACATCTACGTTTCCCCCTCTCAAATCAGGAAGTTCGGCCTGAGGACCGGGGATACCGTTGCCGGAGAGGTTCGCCCCCCCAAGGAGGGTGAGAAGTACTATGCCCTTTTAAAAGTCCACGCTATTAACTGGGAGCCCCCGGAAGTTGCCAAAACCAGGCCCCAGTTCGACCAGCTCACTCCACTGCACCCTACGGAGCGTTTCAGGCTCGAAAACGACCCCAGCGAGCTCTCTACCAGGGTTGTGGACCTTATAACCCCTGTCGGTAAGGGTCAGAGGGGGCTTATAGTTGCTCCTCCCCGGGCGGGAAAGACCGTTCTGCTCCAGAAAATTGCCAACGCCATAAAGACCAACTACCCCGATACTTACCTGATTATCCTCCTCATAGACGAGCGCCCCGAGGAAGTTACCGATATGAAGAGGAACACCCTCGCCGACGAGGTTATCTCCTCTACCTTCGACGAGCCTCCCGAGCGCCACGCCCAGGTTTCCGAGATTGTCATAGAGAAGGCCAAGCGCCTTGTGGAGCACAAAAAGGACGTTGTAATACTCCTTGACTCCCTTACCAGGCTTGCAAGGGCCTACAACACCTTAACCCCTCCAAGTGGTAAGATTCTATCGGGAGGTATAGACGCCCACGCCTTCCACAAGCCCAAGCGGTTCTTCGGCGCGGCAAGGAACATAGAGGAAGGCGGTAGCCTGACGATTCTCGCTACGGCGCTTGTGGAGACCGGCTCCCGTATGGACGACGTTATCTTCGAGGAGTTTAAGGGAACCGGAAACATGGAGATAGTGCTCGACAGGCAGCTTGTTGAGAGGCGGATATTCCCGGCCATAAATATCCACAAGTCGGGAACGAGGAAGGAGGAGCTTCTGCTCTCCGAGTGGGAGCTTAACAGGGTGTGGATTCTGAGGAGACTCCTGACCTCTATGTCTCCGGTTGAGGCTATGGAGTTCCTCCTTGAGAAGCTGAGGAAGTACAAGACGAACGAAGATTTCCTGAAGGCGATGAACGCATGAAGGAGCTGATTTACTACACCTTCCTTGAGAGTGCGGACCTCAAGAGGGACTTTATAGAGGAGAACAAAGAGCGGATATACTCCGCTTTCTTAGAGGTTGCCCGCAGGCTGAAGGCGGGGGGGAAGCTCCTCATCTGCGGTAACGGCGGTTCGGCGGCCGATGCCCAGCACATAGCCGCCGAACTTGTAGGGCGTTTCGAGCTTGAAAGGCCGCCCGTTGCCGCCGTAGCCCTTACAACCGATACATCGGTTTTAACCGCCGTTGCCAACGACTACTCCTTTGCCAGCGTTTTTGAGCGTCAGGTAGAGGCCTTGGGAAGAGAGGGAGACGTTCTCCTGGCCATTAGCACCAGCGGTAACTCCGAAAACGTTGTGAGGGCCGTAGAGAAGGCAAAGGAGATTGGCCTTCTTACAGTCGGCTTTCTCGGTAAAGACGGTGGGAAGCTCGCCTCCCTGTGTCACCACCCTTTCATCGTTAAGAGCTTTTCCACTCCGAGGATTCAAGAGGTTCACATAACCCTGGGTCACGTTCTCTGCGACTTCATAGAGAAATACCTTTTCTCCCCCAGCGGCTATTTCCCTCCCTCCGGGGAGGGAGAGGGCTAAGTCACCGTCGATTTCGTAAAATCACCACCTAACCGACGCCTGAACAGAAATTCCACTTATCCCGGAGGTATCGGCCATGAAGATAGGTAAGGCCATCCGAATGGAGAGGATTATTAACAGGGAAACGGGAAATACGGTCATAATACCCATGGACCACGGGGTTTCCATGGGCCCGATTCCCGGCATAATCGACATCAGGGAGTCTATAGACAAGGTGGCCAACGGCGGTGCCAACGCCGTTATCATCCATAAGGGGCTCGTTCGCCACGGCCACAGGAAGAGGGGTAAAGACGTGGGCCTCATAGTTCACCTCTCTGCCAGTACCAACCTCTCCCCCAAGCCCAACTCCAAAGTTCTCGTTTGCACGGTAGAGGAGGCGATAAAGCTCGGAGCCGACGGCGTTTCCGTCCACGTGAACCTCGGTGATGTAAACGAAGACAAGATGCTTGAAGACCTCGGCAGGGTTGCCGAGAAGTGTCTTGAGTGGGGAATGCCCCTTATTGCGATGATGTACGCCCGCGGCGAGCACATAGAGAACCCCTTCGACCCCGACACGGTTGCCCACTGTGCCCGCGTTGCTGCAGAGCTGGGGGCAGATATAGTTAAGGTTGCCTACACCGGTGACCCTCAAACCTTCGAAAGGGTTACCAAGGGATGCCCCATTCCCGTTGTTATAGCCGGCGGCCCCAAGATGAGCAACGACATGGAGATTCTCGAGATGGTTGAAGGGGCTATGAAGGCTGGAGCCAAGGGCGTTTCTATAGGAAGGAACGCCTTCCAGCACGACGACCCCGAGAAGATAGTAAGGGCGATAGCGGCGATAGTTCACGAGGGTAAGAGCGCCAAAGAGGCCGTAGAGTACCTCAAGTAGGGGGAGCTTCCCCCTACTTTAAACGGTTAAGTGCTCTTTGAAGCTTTCCAGCTGGGGGAAGAGCTTCAGAAGCTCCTCCTTACTCTTAAAGGGCCTCCTGAGAACGATGTCCGAGGCCGTTTTCCTTGAGATTCCTGGTATGAAAGAGAGGAGCTTAACGCTGGCCTCGTTTACGTTCAGCGGCGTAGGGAGCCCGATTACAGAGCGCTCCCTGTGGCCAACAACCACGGCGTTAACCGTTTTAAAGAGCGGCAGCTGCTCGGGAATCCTAACGAGAACCGGGTAGCTCCCTATCTGCCTGCCGAGGGTATGGCCTCCGTCGTGGGCCTCCAGCAGAACCTCCCTTATTACGGTTCCCACCGGGAAAACCCGCCTCATCATGGGCAGGTCGAACTGCTCCCTTACCCACTCCTTGAACTTTTCAAACTCCCTGCGGTGTTTCGTCTTTGCCCTTTTGACCATCTCGGCTATGGGCGTTCCCTCAAATACCATCACCTGCCGTATGTTCACCCTCCTTACAAGCAGGCCTTCGTCCAGTATCGCTTCAAGGAACTCCCTGTTCTTCTGAAAGGTCTTCTTGGTTTCCCCGGGCAGCCCTACGAGGAAGTTAATACCCGGCAGTAACTTGTAGAGGCCGTTTTCCCTTTCCTTAAAGGCCCCCACCTCGTTAACGACCTTTACCGCAAACTTAATCCCCTCGGGGTCAACTTTCAGGAAGTTCCTCCTTATCACCTCCGGGTCTGCGCTCTCAAGGCCGAAAGGTGCAACGTCCCCTTCGGTGTCGAGCCGGGCAATTGCCTCAAGGGCTTCCCTGCTCTCTGCCGGGTGGGCCTTTATCGTTCCGGCGTTTACGTTGTCTATGTGGAGGGTCTTTATCTCTCCAACCGACCTTATCCTCTCGAAGAGCTCTCTTATAACTTTTGGGTTTGGTTTTGGAAACTCTCCCTCGGCGGGGAGGGCTTTGAACCCCAGTATGTTGGGCTGACGGCCGATTCTGAAGTACCTTACCCCCTCTCCGTATAGGGCTTCAACCTCTTTAACTATGCCCTCTACGCTCCGCTCGTCGGGTTTGCCGTAGAAAGCCTCGGTACAGTAGGAGCAGTGGTGTCTCCGCTCGCACCCCCTAAAGGTTTCCACTTCGCAGATTACAAAGGGGTAGTAAAAGTGCTGCTTCACTATGAAGGCCCCTAATGGGGCCACCTCATCTACGAACCGGGCACTCCTTTTAAGGGTGAACTCCCCTTCCGGCAGGGCTTCGCCCCCTACAAGGGCCCTGCCGATGTGGAATGCCGCAAGCTCGGGGTCTCCCGATATGAAAAGGTTGAAACTCTCAAGGTTTAGGCTCTCTGCCCTCGTTCCCCCCTTTAGGGTAAAGCCGAACTTTACCGGCCCGCCTATCGCCGTGTAGGTGGGCAGCTCCCCTATTCGCTCTATCTCCTCCTTTGTTATCGGCCTGCCGCCGAGGTAGCGGCCCGGAACGGTCATTCCGGTTATGAGCAAAACGACGTCGGCCTCTTTGAGGGCTTCCCACCTTTCCGGTTCCCTTCGCAGCTGGTCTACGGTTGTGTAGTAAATCGCCTCCTGAGGTATGCCTGCCTTAACCAGAGCTCCGGCACAGTAGCGGACGTAGGTCGATATAAACGGGGGAACGCCCAGGCAGGTGGGCTCATCTACGTAGCCGTCAACTATTGCTACTTTCACTCCCTTCCCCTTTAACCAGTAGGTTAAAGAGAACCGGTGCAAGTATGCCGGTTACTATTGCGAGGAGTATCAGCAGGTTCTCTGTGTGGTGGTCTATGACCTTCAGCTTCGTCCCGAGCTCCGCCGTAACAATAACCAGGGTCAGCGGCGCAGACAGCAGTGCTCCGGCTCCTACAGACTCCCTCAGTGTGAACCCTTCAAGTTTTAGCAGCAGCGACGGCAGGATTTTTGCCGTGAAGCTTAGGGCTACTAAAACTCCGAGCAGCTGGAGCAGGTGGAGCGACAGGTGGGGCATTTTAAAGTTTATCCCCACGTATATGAAAAATATAGGTATTAGGAAGCCGAAGCTGATGCCGGAGAGCTTCTCCTCTATGTTCTCGGTCTCCTCAAACACCGTGGCGAATATAACGCCCGAAATGAATGCCCCTATAATCGGTTCAAGGTTTATGAGCGACGCCGCAACCGAGAGCATGAACATAACCGCAAGGCTTATCCTCACCCCGATTTCCGAGGGGTTCTTCTCGAAGAAGAACTTGAACTTGTTGGGAAACCACCAGACTATGCTCTTCAGGAAAACCAGCAGAATCCGCGCAACGAGCAGGTAGACTCCCAGCTTCAGTAACCCCAGCCAGAAACCGCTACTGAAGCCAAACTCGGTGTAAAGGGAAAAGAGCGTCAGCAGGGCGATACTTATAACTTCGCCTACTATTCCTACCAGGAAAACGGTTTTGCCGTAGCGGGTCGAGAGTAGCCCCTTCTCCCTGAGAACCGATACCACTATGCCGACCGATATGGCCCCTATCGCTATTGCCGTTAAAGCGTTGAGCTTTAGCCAGTGGGTTCCTGCAAAGGCAACTGTGAAAACGAGAACCGGTATGACCGTGTATAGCAGGCGCGTTTTTAGCGGCAGGGAGGCAATCTCTTTCAGTTTCACCTCGAGGCCCGCTATGAACATCAGTAAGAGGAAGCCGAAGGTTGAGAGGAAGTTGAGCCACTGGGAGTGGTGAACGAGGTTCAGCAGCGACTTGCCGATTACTACGCCGTAGAGTATCTCTCCCACCGATACCGGTATCCTCAGAACCCGGCTGAGGAAGGGAACGAAGAGGATACCTACGGCTATAAGGATTATCGCAAGCAGGGAGTTCTCCATCTTACTCACCTACACATATTAGTAGTGAACTGCACTTGGACCTGTGAACCATGTGGTAGGGAGGGTAGGGGTTGAACCAGTTGGTTTTCCTTCCCTTTCTCGCCCCGATTACCGATAGCTGGTAGTTCTTGCTCTCCTTCGCGAACTCGTTAACCGGGTTTCCTACCCTGTGTTTGAACTCTATGGAGACCCTGTAGAGCCCCGAGATTTTGGCCACCCGTTCTCTGAGGGGCTGAACTCTCGAGTCGTTCTCGGACGGCGTTACGAAGAGGGCGGTGATGTTTGCCTGCCACATTATGGAGAGCTCTATTGCCACCTCCAGGGCCCTGAGGCCGCTAAAGGAGCCCGATACGGGAACCAGTATCCGCTCTACCGGCGTTGTTCCCCTGGCTATGAGAACGGGGGATAGGGTCTCTTCGGCAACTAAAATGGGGAGCGTTTTTATCCCGAAGAAGAGGGGGGTCTCCCTGTACTTGTCGGGCATTGTGATGAGGCCGAAGCTCTCCTCTTTTATCTCCTGGAAGAACTCCTTCTCGCAGAGCTTGAGCTTCTTGAACTTGAGCTCGCTTACTTTAAGCTGCTCGAACGCCTCTTTTGCCCTTTCCCCTCCGTTGCAGGTGTAGAGCCTTACCTTCTGGAGCTTCGTGTTCCGGAAGAAGAAGAGGGCGTCCTTTACAACCTCCTCCCTGTAGTTGGGGAGGAATACCACCTCCTCCACTCCGAACTGTAGGGGGAACTGGGGCTCTCCCGACTTTATAAGCCCCGCTATGTACTTGAGGATTTTCGGGTCTCCCACTATCAGGACCCTGTCGCCCGGTTTAACGACAGTTCTCGGCCTGGGGAGTATGAGCTTGTCGCCCCTAAAGATGGCCACTATCCGCCACCTCTTGGAGGAGAACTTCCCGACCGGGTAGCCGGCTATTATGGAGGTGGGCATAACGGCCACCTCCATAATCTCCCCCTGCCCCAGGCCTATGTTTGTGGGTATCACAACCCCCGACTCTATCTGCCTTTCAAGGATGGAGGCCGTTGCCGCCGCTTTGTTTACGTAGTTCACCCCTTCTTGTTCGTACAAGGGGTCGTTCTCAGTGCTGTTTGAAACGGCGAATATGCTGGGAACGTTGAACTCCTTGGCTATTCTGCACGCCTCAAGGTTCACTTCGTCGTCTCCGGTGCAGGCGGCGAAGGCCGTTGCCTGCTCTATACCGGCCTTTTTCAGCATCAGCTTGCTCGTTCCGTCTCCCTGCAGGAGTATCACCCTGTTGAGGGACTCGGAGTCGAGTAGCTCCACGACCCGGGTGAGCTTTTCGGCGTCTTGGTCTATTACGGCAATCTCCCACTCTTTCTGGAGCCTTTTCAGCAGCTCCCTGCCGACCTCGCCGGCACCGACGATGATGAGCTTCATTCTCCCACGCTCCTTTCTGTGTTGGTCCTAATTTATACTTGGTTTGAGGGGGTGGCGAAAGAAAAATAAGAATGGTTACCATTAAGATAGAGGTAGAGGTTGACAGTCCGTTGGGAAGCTCTTAAGATTAAGATTAACTAACGGTGGAGGAAGCGATGGAGCCGATTCTCACGGTTAACGACGTTAAGCTTACCATAGACGGAAGGCCCATTCTCAAAGGGGTAAACCTCGTTGTAAACAAGGGAGAGATTCACGCCGTTCTCGGCCCCAACGGAGCCGGTAAGTCTACCCTTGCCAGCCTTATCATGGGGATAAACGACCTTAAAGAGCCCGATTCCGGAGAAATCGTGTTTAAAGATAAACTCCTCAACGGCCTTGAGATATCCGAGAGGGCAAAACTCGGAGTTACCCTTGCCTGGCAGGAGCCCGCAAGGTTTGAAGGCATTACCGTAGAGGAGTACCTGAAGCTCTCCGGCAGGAACAACCCCGACCTTGACGTTGTTGAGTGTCTTGAACTTGTAGGGCTCGACTGTTCCTACCTTAACCGCTTCGTAGACGATACCCTCTCCGGCGGGGAGAGGAAGAGGGTTGAGCTTGCCTCCGTTCTGGCCATGAGGCCTGAGCTTGCCGTCCTCGATGAGCCCGACTCCGGAATAGACTTTGCCTCTATGGAAGACATAGCCAACATGATTCGCACTATGAGAGACCGGGGAACAACGGTTCTAATGATTACCCACCGGGAGGAGATAGCCGAAATCGCCGACAGGGCGACCCTCATGTGCGACGGTAAGGTGGTTCAAACCGGCGACCCCAAAGAGGTCGGCGGTAAGTTCAAGAACATGTGCGTTAAGTGTGAGGTTCGTAACCCCGAGCTTGTTGGAGGTGAGTAATGGCCACCGAAACCAAGAAACTTTTAGATACGATTAGTAGGAAGTTCATTCAGATAGGGCTTCCCAGGGAGCTCTTCGAGAAGAACAGGTTTAACCTCCTTGTAGACAGGAACAAAGTCGTTGTTCGCTACCCGGCTCCCGGAGTTCGCTCCGAAGTTGTTGAAACCCCTACAGGGGTGAAAACGAAGGTCTACGTTGAGCCGGGCACGAAGCTCGAAGAGCCCGTTACCCTCTGCTTTGGCGCCGCAGAAACAACCGAGGTTCAAACGACCGAGGGCGAAATTGTTGTAGGCGAAGGGGCCGACGTAAAGTTCCAGGTTTACGGCGCCATGGCCGAGGGGATAAAGCTGAAGCACAAGAACAAGCTGAAGGTGCGGGTTGAGAAGAACGCTCGCTTTGAGTTTCTCGACCTCCACTACAACGGCGAGGAGACCTTTGTGGAGCTGGAGACCGAAACCGAGGCCTACGTAGGTGAGAACGCCTACTTCCGCTCTGTCTTCAAACAGACCCGCGGCCGTGCCGGTAGGGTGCGGATAGTCCTTAGAGCCAAGGTGGATAAGAAGGGCGTTGCCGTTTTTGAAACCAAGATGATTGGGAAGAAGGACGACGAAATATACGTTGAAGACGTTATCCACCTTGAGGGTGAAGAATCCCGCGGCATCTCAAAGAGCAGGATAATCGCCGTAGACCAGACAAAGGCCACTTTCGTAGGCGAGACTTACGGTAACGGCCCCAAGTGTAGGGGGCATATAGACTGCTCCGAGATTATCAGGGGTAAAGACGTAACCGTTAAGGCTGTCCCCGTTGTAGTTGTTAACGACGAAACTGCAAAGGTGACCCACGAGGCCGCTATCGGCAGCATCGATAAGAAACAGCTTGAAACCCTGATGGCGAGGGGCCTCTCTGAAGACGAGGCCGTAGACGTTATCGTCCAGGGAATGCTCAGATAAAACCACTTTATAGGAGGAGGAAGGATGAAGGTTCACGGACCGGAGCCGGAAGGCAAGAGGAAGCACACACCTGTTATTGAAGCTCCCGCAAAGGTTAAGAAGGGAGAGTGGTTCGAGGTAAGGGTTGTTGTAGGGAAGGACATTCCCCACCCCAACACCAAGGAGCACTGGATTGAGCACATCTCCCTGTGGGCCGGTGACTTCCTTGCAGGAAGGGCAGACCTTGAGCCCGAGAGGGCCGCTTCCGAAGTAGTTTTCAAGATTAAGCTCGAGGAGACAACAACCTTAACCGCTCACGCCTACTGTAACCTCCACGGCCTCTGGCACAGCGAAGACGTTACAGTAGAAGTTGAGGAGTAGTTCCCGGGGGCGTTGTCCCCCCTTTTAACCTTCCCGTTTCTGTAAGCCTCACCACGTACTTCCCTATTACGTCGAACTCAAGGTTTACAGTTTCTCCGGGCTTTCTGAACTTCAGGTTCGTGTTGTTTAGGGTGTGGGGAATCACCGCAACTGAGAAGGTAGTTGGGAACAGGCCCGCAACGGTGAGGCTGATGCCGTCTATGCCGATAGAGCCTTTCTCAACCAACAGGTGGCTGAAGCTCCTGGGGAGTTTGAAGAGGAACAGGAAGCTGTCTCCCTCCCTCCTTATCCCCTCTATCTTCGTTGTTGTATCTACGTGACCTAAGAGTAGGTGGCCGCCGAGGCGGTCTCCTAACTTCAATGCCCTCTCGAGGTTCACCCGGAAGCCGGGCCTCAGCTGCGAAAGGTTTGAACGCTTTAAGGTCTCTGGCGAAACGAAGAACTCCAGCCTGTTTCCTTCTACCTTCGTTACCGTAAGGCACACTCCGTTAACGGCTATGCTGTCGCCGAGCTTTGTCCCCTGGGAGCAGAGCGGAGCCTCTACCAGGAGGGTTCCCCCCTTTGAGCTCCTTCCGAACCGAACCACTTCTCCCACTTCTTCAACGAGTCCTGTAAACATCTTCCGCCCGCTTGTTAAAATTGGCAATCAATTATAGCGGGAGGGAAAGGCTTGAGGATAGCCACCATCGATGTGGGAACGAACTCAACCCGGCTTCTCATAGCCGATGTTGAAGGGGGGAGCATAAAGCCGCTTTTCAAAACCGGAAGGGTTACCAGGCTCGGAAGGGGGGTTAGGCAAACCGGCAGGCTTTCATCGGAGGCCATAGAGGCGACCCTTTCCACCCTAAAGGAGTTTAAAAAGCTCATTGAAGACTTTGGGGCAGAAAGGGTTGTTGTTGCAACAACCGAGGCCGCAAGGCTTGCCGAAAACGCCGAGGAGTTCTTAAGGCGCGTTAGGGAGCTCGGCTTCCAGATAGAGATTCTCAGTGACCGGGAAGAGGCGGAGCTCGTATTTGCCGCCAATATGAAGGTTTTCTCCCCCTCGGGCAGGGCAATGACGGTAGACCTTGGGGGCGGCAGCACTGAGGTTGTTTACGGGACTCCTTCGGAGGTTAAGTTCCTTAAAAGCCTTAAATTCGGAGTTGTTTTCCTCTACGAGAAGTTTTTAAAGGGCGACCCGCCCACCGCCGAGGAGCTTCGCGCCATGGAGTCCTTCATAAGGGAGGAGCTCCTGCCGATAAGGGAGGTTATAGGCGGCTCGGACTTTACCGTTTTCGCCGTTGGCGGAACCATAACCTCCGTTGTTGCGATGGAAGAGGAGATGACCGTTTACAGGGCAGACGTTGTTCACGGCTACACGGTAACGTCTCGGATGATTGATAAGTGGTACTCTAAGCTCGCCTCTCTTCCCGTAGAGGAGCGTAAGAAGGTTGTTGGCCTGGAGGAGAACAGGGCCGACGTGATAATTCCCGGCCTTGCTTTCTTTAAGGTGTTCTGTGAGCTTTTCGGGAAGGAGCGTTTGACGGTCAGTGAGGTAGGACTACTTTACGGTTTAGCACTTAGGGAGGCTGCAAGGTGTTGAAGGGAAAACGCATAGCCGTTATAGGTACAGGTTACGTGGGGCTTGTGTCCGGAGCCTGTTTTGCCTACTTGGGCCACAGAGTTATAGGCCTCGATGTGGATACAAACAAAATAGAGCGACTCAAAAGGGGAGAGGTTCCTATCTACGAGCCCGGGCTCGACAGGATACTCAAGAAGGCGATAGAAGACGGCAATATAGAGTTTACAACCGACTACAGCTACGCCGTTAAGAACGCCGATTACATCTTCATAGCCGTTGGAACCCCCTCCCGGGAGGACGGCTCTGCAGACCTCTCCTACGTAGAGAGCGCCTACCGTAGCATAGCCGAGTTTATAGACGGCGACGACTTTAAGGTGATAGTGAATAAATCTACCGTTCCCGTGGGAACCGGCAGGTGGGCAAAGGAGTTTATAGCCGGCCTGCTTAGGGAAAAGGGCGTAAAGGAGCCCGAGAAGCGGTTCGAAGTGGTTTCAAACCCGGAGTTCCTCCGGGAGGGGAAAGCCGTTGAGGACTTTATGAACCCCGACAGGGTAGTTGTAGGTGCCGACAACAGGGAGGTTGCGGGCCTCGTTGCTTCTCTGTACGAGCCCCTTCAGCCCCCCATTCTCATTACAGACCTCCCTACGGCCGAGATGATAAAGTACGCTTCGAACGCCTTTCTGGCTACGAAAATCTCGTTCATAAACGAGATTGCCAACGTCTGTGAGAAACTGGGGGCCGATGTTACCGTTGTCGCCAGGGGAATGGGATTGGACCACCGGATAAGCCCCCACTTCCTCAGGGCCGGCTGTGGCTTCGGCGGCAGCTGTTTCCCTAAGGATGTAAAGGCCCTTATCCACACGGCTAAGTCTGTGGGCGAAGAGCCCCGACTCCTTGAATCGGTTATAGAGGTGAACGAGAGGCAGAAGCTCAGGCCGGTTGAGAAGCTCTTAAAGCACATCCCCGACCTTGAGGGCAGGACCGTTGCCGTTTGGGGCCTTGCCTTCAAGCCGGAGACCGACGATATGAGGGAAGCTCCCTCCATTCCCATAATCAGGGAGCTCCTTGCCCGGGGTGCAACCGTTAAGGCCTACGACCCTGTTGCCGTTGAGAACGCCAGGCGGGTTTTTGAGAAGGAGCTTCACACCCACCCTCAACGCCTCATTTTCACCTCCGACATGTACTCGGCCCTCGAGGGAGCCGACGCCCTAATCCTTGTTACAGAGTGGCCCCAGTTCAAAGAGGTTGACTTTGATAAACTTAGGGGAAAAGTTGTTATCGACGGTAGGAACCTCTGGAATCCTA is a window of Thermovibrio ammonificans HB-1 DNA encoding:
- a CDS encoding SufB/SufD family protein — translated: MATETKKLLDTISRKFIQIGLPRELFEKNRFNLLVDRNKVVVRYPAPGVRSEVVETPTGVKTKVYVEPGTKLEEPVTLCFGAAETTEVQTTEGEIVVGEGADVKFQVYGAMAEGIKLKHKNKLKVRVEKNARFEFLDLHYNGEETFVELETETEAYVGENAYFRSVFKQTRGRAGRVRIVLRAKVDKKGVAVFETKMIGKKDDEIYVEDVIHLEGEESRGISKSRIIAVDQTKATFVGETYGNGPKCRGHIDCSEIIRGKDVTVKAVPVVVVNDETAKVTHEAAIGSIDKKQLETLMARGLSEDEAVDVIVQGMLR
- a CDS encoding class II SORL domain-containing protein; its protein translation is MKVHGPEPEGKRKHTPVIEAPAKVKKGEWFEVRVVVGKDIPHPNTKEHWIEHISLWAGDFLAGRADLEPERAASEVVFKIKLEETTTLTAHAYCNLHGLWHSEDVTVEVEE
- a CDS encoding riboflavin synthase, which codes for MFTGLVEEVGEVVRFGRSSKGGTLLVEAPLCSQGTKLGDSIAVNGVCLTVTKVEGNRLEFFVSPETLKRSNLSQLRPGFRVNLERALKLGDRLGGHLLLGHVDTTTKIEGIRREGDSFLFLFKLPRSFSHLLVEKGSIGIDGISLTVAGLFPTTFSVAVIPHTLNNTNLKFRKPGETVNLEFDVIGKYVVRLTETGRLKGGTTPPGTTPQLLL
- a CDS encoding Ppx/GppA phosphatase family protein, with protein sequence MRIATIDVGTNSTRLLIADVEGGSIKPLFKTGRVTRLGRGVRQTGRLSSEAIEATLSTLKEFKKLIEDFGAERVVVATTEAARLAENAEEFLRRVRELGFQIEILSDREEAELVFAANMKVFSPSGRAMTVDLGGGSTEVVYGTPSEVKFLKSLKFGVVFLYEKFLKGDPPTAEELRAMESFIREELLPIREVIGGSDFTVFAVGGTITSVVAMEEEMTVYRADVVHGYTVTSRMIDKWYSKLASLPVEERKKVVGLEENRADVIIPGLAFFKVFCELFGKERLTVSEVGLLYGLALREAARC
- a CDS encoding UDP-glucose dehydrogenase family protein, which gives rise to MLKGKRIAVIGTGYVGLVSGACFAYLGHRVIGLDVDTNKIERLKRGEVPIYEPGLDRILKKAIEDGNIEFTTDYSYAVKNADYIFIAVGTPSREDGSADLSYVESAYRSIAEFIDGDDFKVIVNKSTVPVGTGRWAKEFIAGLLREKGVKEPEKRFEVVSNPEFLREGKAVEDFMNPDRVVVGADNREVAGLVASLYEPLQPPILITDLPTAEMIKYASNAFLATKISFINEIANVCEKLGADVTVVARGMGLDHRISPHFLRAGCGFGGSCFPKDVKALIHTAKSVGEEPRLLESVIEVNERQKLRPVEKLLKHIPDLEGRTVAVWGLAFKPETDDMREAPSIPIIRELLARGATVKAYDPVAVENARRVFEKELHTHPQRLIFTSDMYSALEGADALILVTEWPQFKEVDFDKLRGKVVIDGRNLWNPTLMRKYCTYESIGRS